From the Solanum pennellii chromosome 4, SPENNV200 genome, one window contains:
- the LOC107017429 gene encoding probable serine/threonine-protein kinase At1g54610 — MIVALKKVRFDTSEPESIKFMAREIMILQKFDHPNIIKLEGLATSRMHYSLYIVFEYMQSDLTSIIARPDMRLNEAQIKCYMQQLLSGLQHCHERGILHRDIKGSNLLIDKNGMLKIADFGLANHFKPEKKRPLTSRVVTLWYRAPELLLGATDYGIGIDLWSAGCLMAEMFAGRPILPGRTEVEQLHKIFKLCGTPTEDYWRKTKLSTTFRPPYTYRSNKKEAFRHFPASSWRLLSVLLALNPANRGSAGSALQDEFFSTSPLACELSELPVVYKEDPEAALKLERRRHKTRQRSQSQKERKKKVIDEEGTKPDDVGSNEEPIKSRLSTVFRQLEPGSSSTTITTTTTTSTSSSTSKPTEKSQSSQTSAESHPNSTTNIKNKPPLPNARRSRANKYSNNNNKDAMNRLSRAQRSQSSKDFSRS, encoded by the exons ATGATTGTTGCGTTAAAGAAAGTTCGTTTTGATACCTCAGAACCAGAGAGTATAAAGTTCATGGCTCGAGAGATTATGATCTTGCAGAAATTTGACCATCCAAATATCATAAAGCTTGAAGGATTGGCTACTTCTAGAATGCATTATAGTCTTTATATAGTTTTCGAATACATGCAGTCTGATCTTACCAGCATAATAGCTCGCCCTGATATGAGGCTCAATGAAGCACAG ATTAAGTGTTACATGCAGCAGCTGCTTTCGGGGCTGCAGCATTGCCACGAGAGGGGTATTTTGCACCGAGATATTAAGGGATCCAATTTGTTGATTGACAAAAATGGGATGCTAAAAATTGCTGATTTTGGACTTGCAAATCACTTTAAACCTGAAAAGAAACGTCCTCTTACAAGTCGAGTTGTCACGCTTTGGTACAGAGCTCCAGAACTACTATTAGGTGCTACTGATTATGGAATAGGTATTGATCTTTGGAGTGCAGGCTGCCTCATGGCTGAAATGTTTGCAGGCAGGCCCATTCTCCCAGGTCGCACCGAG GTGGAACAGCTGCACAAGATATTCAAGCTCTGTGGTACACCTACAGAGGATTACTGGAGGAAAACGAAACTTTCGACTACCTTCAGGCCACCATATACCTACAGGTCTAACAAGAAGGAAGCTTTCAGGCACTTCCCTGCATCTTCTTGGAGGCTCTTAAGCGTTCTTCTTGCGCTAAATCCTGCAAATCGCGGTTCTGCAGGTTCAGCTCTCCAAGATGAG TTCTTTAGTACGAGCCCCTTGGCATGTGAACTCTCggagctgcctgtagtctataaGGAGGATCCTGAGGCAGCATTAAAGCTTGAGAGGAGAAG GCACAAGACTCGACAACGCTCTCAATCCCAAAAGGAACGAAAAAAGAAAGTAATAGACGAAGAGGGAACAAAACCAGACGACGTTGGCTCTAATGAG GAGCCAATAAAGAGTAGACTTTCAACAGTTTTTAGACAACTAGAGCCAGGAAGTAGCAGTACtactattactactactactactacaagCACATCTTCAAGTACTTCAAAGCCAACTGAGAAATCTCAGAGTTCTCAAACAAGTGCTGAATCTCATCCTAATTCCACTACGAACATCAAGAATAAACCTCCGTTGCCAAATGCTAGAAGAAGCCGAGCTAATAAgtacagcaacaacaacaacaaggacGCGATGAACAGATTGAGTCGAGCCCAAAGGTCTCAATCAAGCAAAGATTTTTCGAGATCTTGA